Within the Leisingera thetidis genome, the region TGAGACGGTGCATCCTGCCACGGCCTTCGGGCGCGCCGCCCTGGTCAAGGAACCAGCGGGCCAGTGCGAGGGCTTCGCCGGCGGCGGATTCACGTGTGACGGGCTTGCCTGTTTCCGCACCGTCGGCGCGCAGGATCAGGGTTCCGCCTGTGCGTTCGATGCGGATATCGGCGGAGGTGTCCTGCAGCACGGGTGTTTCACCGCAGTCCACGGCGAGTCCGAATTTTCCCGGCAGGGACAGGCCGGTGTCCGCGGTCAATGCGGCGCTGAGCTCCGTGGCCACGGCGCGGGTGTCATCATGCCCGGTCCAGAAGGGGGCGAGGAGCACGTTGCGCCGGGCTTCGGCATTTGCATCCGGGTCGATCAGGCCGAGATCGCGCAGCCCTGCGATCAATTCCTCATGGGCGTCCTCGCGGATACCGCGCATTTGCAGGTTTGCACGGGCGGAGATGTCGAGGAGGCCGTTACCGAATTCCTGCGAAAGCCTTGCCACACCGCGCGCTTGGTTAACCGACAATTTACCAAGCGGCGCACGAATCCGCACAACCAGTCCGTCGCCGGACATCATCGGGCGCAGGGCGCCGGGGCACCAGCCGTAGACCTTGGGTTCAGCGGCGCCACTCATGCGGCGCCCTCCAGATCGGCCATGATCGAATTGCGCCGGGTGCTCCAGAGGCCCGCATCAAACAGCGCCCGGAAGCGGTCGCGCATCGCTTGCAGCGCCGCCGGGTTTTCGCGCTCCATGAAGTCGACCAGATCGCCGCGGCCCAAAGTGGCCTCGAAGTAGAGGTCGAACAGATGCGGCTGCACCACCTGCGCCAGATGCGCAAAGGCGGCCATGTGGTCGAGGGTGGCGGCGATCTCGGCAGCACCTCGGAAGCCGTGGTTCATCATCGAGGTGGCCCAGGCCGGGTTGGCGGCGCGGGCGCGGGTGACGCGGGCGATTTCCTCGCCCAGCGAACGCGCCTGCGGCTTGTCCGGACGGGTGGCGTCGAGGTGATAGAGCGCGGGCGCAGCCTGGCCGATGCGGGCCATGGCGGCGGCAAAGCCGGCCTCATGCGCGGCGTAGTCCGAGGCGACCAGCAGGTCGGTTTCCGGCAGATCCTGCAGGTGCACGAAGCTGTCAGCGCCTTGCAGCCGGGTTTCCAGCGCCTCGCGCGCATCGCTGATTGCTCCCTTGGCGTCGATCGCGTGCGAAGAGGCATTGAGCCAGGCTTCCCCTGCCGCGGCGCGGGCCTCGTCGGTGTAGTCGTCCAGATGCGGGTTCATCGACAGGCCGTACTGGCCCGGCTTGGGGCCGAACACGCGCGGGGTCTCGGTGAGGTAGGGGTTGTCCGCCGGGGCCTCCTCGCGCCGGGCGAGGGCGGCAGCGGCGGTTTCGAACATCTGGGCGAGGCCGGGGAAGACGTCGCGGAACAGGCCGGACACCCGCAGGGTCACGTCAATGCGCGGGCGGTTCAGCATCGAGAGCGGCAGCACCTCGAAGCCGGAGACGCGTTCGGAGCCTTCGTCCCACTTGGGCGCCAGCCCGGCAAGGTGCAGCGCCATCGCAAATTCCTCGCCCGCCGTGCGCATGGTGGCGGAGCCCCAGAGGTCGATCACCAGCCCCTTGGGCCAGTCGCCGTGGTCCTGAAGGTGGCGGCGCAGCAGCTCTTCTGCCAGTTTGACCCCTTGCGCATGCGCCGCCCGCGACGGCACCGCCCGCGGGTCGGTGGTAAAGAGGTTGCGCCCCGTTGGGATCACGTCCGAGCGGCCGCGGAACGGCGAGCCGGAGGGGCCGGGGGGGACGATCTTGCCGTCTAAGGCCGCAATCAGCCCGGCGCGTTCCTCCGCCCCGCACTGGCCGGTGCCGAAGATGTGCAGGCCCTCGCCGTACTGGCTTTCCTTGATGTCACAGACAAAGGCGTCGATGCGGGTGATCGCCTCGGCAGGGGAGGCATCGGGAGTGAGGCCGAGGTCGGCCTCGACGCCGGTGCCCTGCGCCTCGGCGCGGATATCGCCGATCAGGCGGTCGCGGCGGGCCGGATCAAGGCCGTCGGCGGTAGAGTATTCGTCGAGCAGGCTTTCAAGACGCGCCATGCCCTCAGGCAGGCTGGTCTGCGCCAGGGGGGGCGGCAGGTGGCCGAGGGTGACGGCGCCGATGCGGCGCTTGGCCTGGGCGGCCTCGCCCGGGTCGTTGACGATGAAGGGGTAGGCAACGGGCAGCGGCCCGGTCAGCACCTCGGGCCAGCATTGCCCCGACAGCGCCACCGCTTTGCCCGGCAGCCATTCCAGCGTGCCGTGGGCGCCGATGTGGACGAGGGCGTCTGCCTGGGAGCGCAGCCACAGGTAAAAGGCCGCATAGGCGTGGCGCGGGGTGCGGTCGAGGTCGTGGTAGTCATCGACGCGGGTTTTCACCTCGCCGCGCTCTGGCTGCAGCGCGACCAATGCGTTGCCTGCGCGCAGGGCCTTGAAATGAAAGGCGCCATCGCGGCAGTCCGCGTCTTCTTCCGGGCTGCCCCAGGCTTCGGCCAGCATGCCCTGAAGGTCTTGCGGCAGGGCGGCGAGCGCAGCCTTGTAGTCAGAAAGGGGGACGCTCAGCGTCTCCTCCATCAGCCGCAGCCCGGTGTTTTCGAGTGCGCCTACAGCGTAGCCCTGTGCCGCCAGCGCGCGCAGGATCTCGTCGCAGGAGGCCAGCGCGTCCAGCCCCACGGCATGCGCGAGGTTGTGGTCGCGGCCTGGATAGGTCGACAGGATCAGGGCGAGGCGCTTATCCGCATTCGGCAGTCTTGCCAGACGCAGCCAGCCCTCGACGCGGTCGACTGCAGCCTTGATGCGGTCCGCATCGGCGCGGTGGGCGAAGCGGGAGTATTGCAGGTCCGGGTCTTTCCTGCCCGGCGATTTGAAGCTGACGACGCCTGCAAAGATGCGGCCGTCGACCTCGGGCAGAACCACATGCATGGCCAGATCAGCCGGAGAGAGGCCGCGGCCGGCCTCGGCCCAGTCCTTCTTGCGGGCGGTGGAGAGGGCGATCTGAAAGACCGGACAGCCGGTGGCGGAGAGCGGCGAGGTGCTGCCGTCGGTGCCCTGCGCTGAAAACGCGGTGGCGTTGACGATGGCGGCCGGGGCCAGTTCCGGGAGCTTTGCGCGCAGCCAGTCTGCGGCGGCGGGCGTCTTGAGACTGGCGGCAAAAACGCCGTAAGCCGCGTAGCCGCGGCCCCGCAGTTCCGCGATCAGGGCATCGACCGGGGCGGTATCGGCAGCTGTGAGGTAGGAGCGGTAGAAACTCACCAGCACCAGCGGTTTGTCCTGTGCGGACAGGTCTGCCAGAACGCCCTTGGATGGGTCGTAGAAGCCATGCTCGGGCATGGACTTGAGGCCAAGCACCGGGCCTGCGTAAAGGCCGGCTGCCAGCGACAGCTGCGCCAGTGCAGCCTGCGCCGCAACCGCACCGCCTGCATCGCAGAGCGCCTGCAGCCGGCGCAGGGTGGAAACGGGCAGGGTGGACAGCTCATCAAGCCGCGCGTCCTCGCGCCCGTCGGCGGGGAGGATGGCCAGTGCAATGCCCTTGCGGCGGGCCAGATCCTGCAGGGTGGCCAGGCCGTAGGACCAATAGCTTTCACCGCCGATCAGGCGGACGAGGATGCCCTTGGCGCCCTCCAGCGTCTGTTCCGCGTAGACGTCGACCGACAGCGGGTGCTTCAGCGCCACCAGATTGGCGAGGCGCAGGGAGGGCAGCTTGCCGTCCGCGCGGTGCCAGCCCGCCGCGAAGGCGCCGAGGTCGCTGTCGGAGAAGGACAGCACCACAAGGTCCGCAGGCGTCTGCCCGAGGTCCTGCGGGGTGTCGGTCTCGTCAAGGCCGTGGCTTTCGCGGAAGACGACGTGCATGGGTCAGGCCCTTTCGGAAAGAAGAGCAGAGGGCAGCGCCCGGCCTCGGGAGGAAGCGAAGCGCCCTCCCGTCAAACCAAAGGTTTGCCCCTGGCAAAACGGGGAGGTCGGGCGCTGCCCGGCGTTGCCGCCGGGCGAAACGTTTGAAGTTTCGCTTTGGCGCATCTGCTTACGCCCCCAGCTCGGCGCGGATGGCCTGTTCGTCGATGTTGTCATGCTCGGCGATGACCACCAGGGCGGTCTTGCGCGGCTGCGCGCCCCAGGGCTGGTCGTACTGGGCGCGCAAACGCTCGCCCACGGCCTGAACCAGCATCCGCATCGGCTTTCCTTCCACCGCGACATAGCCTTTGACGCGCAGGATATTGCGTTCGCGGGCGAGTTTCACGATGGCATTCTGCAGCGCTTCCGGGTCGGAGACTTCGCCCAATTCGACAACGATGCTTTCAAAATCGTCATGCTCGTGGTCGTGGTGGCCGTCGTGGTGGCTGGGGCGGGCGTCGAGATCGTCCTCAGCCGCCGCGCCGAGGCCCAGGATGATGCGCGGGTCGATGACGCCTTCGCTCATCGGCAGGATCGGCAGCTTGCGCGGCGCCTCGGCTTCGATCACGGCGCGGGCCTTCTCGACGCCTTCGTCGCCGGCCAGGTCGGCCTTGGACAGCAGCACGATGTCGGCGCAGGAGATCTGGTCCTCGAATACCTCGCTGAGCGGGGTTTCGTGGTCGATGCTGTCATCCGCTTCGCGCTGGGCCTGCACGGCGTCGAGATCGGGGGCAAACTGGCCCTTGGCGACCGCTTCAGCGTCCGCCAGCGCGATCACGCCGTCGACGGTGATGCGGGAGCGGATCGCGGGCCAGTCAAAGGCCTTGAGCAGCGGCTTGGGCAGGGCCAGGCCGGAGGTTTCGATCACGATGTGATCGGGCTTTTCCGGCAGCGCCATCAATTGCTCGATGGTGGGGATGAAGTCATCCGCCACTGTGCAGCAGATGCAGCCGTTGGCCAGCTCCATGATGTTCTCCGCCGGGCAGTTGTCGTCGGCACAGGATTTAAGGATGTCGCCGTCGACTCCGGCAGTGCCGAACTCGTTCACCACCACCGCCAGGCGCTTGCCCTGGGGATTCTGCATCAGGTGGCGGATCAGCGTGGTTTTCCCTGCGCCAAGGAAGCCGGTGATGACGGTGACGGGGATCTTGTTGAGGTCGCTCATGATTACTCCTCGGAGAAGAACTTGGCCGGCGGGATGCGGGCAACGGATTGCTTGCGGAAGGTCTGCGGCCGCTCGCGCCAGGGCACGAGGCCGTCGGCGGTGGCGGCATAGGCTGCAGCGCCTTCCAGGATTTCGGGAACATGCTGGTCCGGGTCGAGGTCGCCGTAGACATAAGTCCAGCGCTCCGCGCCGCCGACCAGTGCAACGGCACAGCCGCGTTTGCAGGAGGACAGGCATTCAACACCGCGCAAGGCGACGCCTGCGGGCATTCCGGCCTCTTCCAGCGCGGCGTGCAGGACAGCGCCCGGACGGGCAGCCTCGGGATCGGCGCCGTCGCGGCGGCAGGTGAGGCATACGGTCAGCGTGACCGGTCCCGGGGTGCTGGCGGGGGTAACCGCCTGATCGTCAGCCATCGGCGCGTCTCCTGTCGCGGCAGGGCGTGCGGGATGGCCGAAAAGGGGCGGCAGCGTGCCAGCCCCTCAACCGGTCGCGGAACACCCCGCCCGCCCGTTGATCTCTCACACGCTGGCAGGTCTCCCGGCTTGCGGATGCCAAGGCCAGCGCCTTGCCGGCCATCCTGCCTTCCCGGGGTCTCTCCCAGTGGCATGGCGGCCTCATCCGGTCACGGTCGCGGGGGCGGCTGTGCTTGAGCACCCATCGGATATGGGGGCCTTCACATTCCCTCTTCGCCTGCATTTGCAGGAACCAGCGAAACCCCCTTGCGCTATCGTGCCCTTCTTTGTCAAGACATGGGGTCAAACAGCTGGAGAGCCCTTATGAGCGAAAAGCCCGAAACCGGCATTTCGGAAGCGGAAGCCGCCCGCCACGCGTCGAAGATGGCCAAGAAGAAAGCCGCCCGCGACCGGATGATGAAGACGAAGGAAGGCGAGAAGGGCCTGATCATCGTCCACACCGGGCCGGGCAAGGGGAAATCCTCGTCCGGGTTCGGCATGATCATGCGCTGCATCGCGCACGGGATGCCGTCCGCCGTGGTGCAGTTCATCAAGGGCGCCTGGCAGACCGGCGAGCGCACGCTGATCGAGGAGAACTTCAGCGATCTGTGCCAGTTCTATGCGATGGGCGAAGGCTTTACCTGGGAGACGCAGGACAAGGCGCGTGACATTGCCGCCGCCCAGAAAGGCTGGGAAAAGGCCAAGGAGATGATCCTGGACGAGCGCAACACCATGGTGCTGCTGGACGAGATCAACATCGCGCTGCGCTATGAGTATCTGGATCTCGAGGAGGTGCTGGAGTTCCTGGTGGAGCAGAAGCCGCCGATGACCCATGTGGTGCTGACCGGCCGCAACGCCAAGGAAGAGCTGATCGAGATCGCCGATCTGGTGACAGAGATGGGCCAGATCAAGCATCCGTTCCGCGCCGGAGTAAAGGCGCAGAAGGGCGTCGAGTTTTAAAGCTGAGGGCGAAGCCTGCCTGGGTAGGCGCAAAAGCGCCTGCCGGGGGCAGGCAGGCGCCGCCCGGCGGTGCCGCCGGGCAGCTCATCATTTATGCGGCGAGCTGTGCGGCCTTGCCTTGAATGTAGGCATCCACCGCTGCGCGCTGGGCCTCATCCAGTCGCAGGCCCAGCTTGGTGCGCCGCCACAGGTAGTCATCGCCCGCGCGCACCCATTCGCGGGCAATGGCCCAGTCAAGCTCCTGCGCGGTGATGGTCGCGCCAAAGTCCTGCCCCAGATCAGCGGCGGTTTTGGCATCGCCCAGCACCTCCCAGGCCTCGGTGCCATAGGCGCGGATCATCCGGCCCGCCCAATAGGGCGTCAGGAACGGGTAGTCCGCAGCCAGTCTGGTCTTCAACGTTTCCACATCCGCCACCGCGAAATCGCCGCCGGGCAGGGCGACGCCTGCGGTCCAGTCGCCGGGCAGCTGCGGGAATACCTCGCCAATCTTGGCCAGTGCCGCCTCGGCCAGTTTGCGGTAGGTGGTGATCTTGCCGCCAAAGACGTTGAGCAAAGGCGCCTGCGCCTGATCCAGCGTCAGCACGTATTCCCGGGTGGCCGCGGTGGCGGAGCTGGCACCGTCGTCATACAGAGGGCGGACGCCGGAATAGGTCCATACGATATCTTCGCGGCTCAATGGCTTCTCGAAATATTGCGATGCAAAATCAATCAGATAATCCTGCTCGGACTCGGTGCACTGCGGTCTTGTCTCCGGATCCGGGTGGTCGGCGTCAGTGGTGCCGATCAGGGTGAAATCCTGCTCATAGGGAATGGCAAAGATGATCCGCCCGTCCGTTCCCTGGAAGAAATAGCAGCGGCCGTGGTCGAAAAGTTTCGGCACCACGATATGGCTGCCGCGCACCAGGCGCACGTTTTCGCGGCTGTTCTGGCCCAGCTTCTGATGCAGCACGTCGGCCACCCAGGGACCACCCGCGTTGACCAGCATCTTCGCGCGGTGTTCCTGCTCCTCGCCGCTGGCGTGGTCCCTGGTGCGGATCACCCAGTGGCCTGCATGGCGCTCCGCTGACAGCACCTCGGTCCGGGTCAGGATTTCGGCGCCGCGGGCCTGCGCGTCGCGGGCGTTCAGCATCACCAGGCGGGCGTCCTCGATCCAGCAGTCAGAGTACTCAAATGCGGTTTTGAACTTGTCTTTCAGCGGTCTGCCTGCCGGATCGGCTGCCAGGTCCAGCTTGGCGGTGCCGGGCAGGATGCCGCGTTTGCCAAGGGAATCATACAGAAACAGCCCCAGACGGATCAGCCAGGCCGGGCGGCGGCCCTTCATCCAGGGCATGAAGGTTGTCAGGAGTTTCGACGTCGGCGTTTCGCTGTCAAACCGCATGTCCGTGTGAAACGGCAGCACAAAGCGCATCGGCCAGGAGATGTGCGGCATTGCCTTCAAGAGCACCTCGCGCTCGATCAGCGCCTCGCGGACCAGCCGGAATTCGAAATATTCCAGATAGCGCAGCCCCCCGTGGAACAGTTTGGTCGAGGCGGAGGAGGTGGCGGAGGCGAGATCGTTCATCTCGGCCAGCATCACCGAAAGGCCGCGGCCGGCGGCGTCGCGGGCGATGCCGCAGCCGTTGATGCCGCCGCCGATGATGAAAAGATCCGTAACGGGCGTGTCAGTCATTTTCGCTGCTTTCGTTTTGCGCGGCGGTTAGAATCCGGGTGCCGGCGGCCTGCGCTGCCTCGGCGAATTCGTCCGGCACCGGGCGGTCGGTGATCACCACGTCCAGTTCTGCCACGTCACAGATGCGCACCGGGGCGGAGCGGGAGAACTTGCTGCCGTCGCAGACGAGCACTTTTTGCCGGGCGTTCTTCAGGATCGCGCGGGCGACCGAGACTTCGCGGGCGTCGTGGTCCATCACCGCACCGTCGGCATCCAGCGCAGAGGCGCCGATGACCGCAAAATCGACCTTGTAGCGGGAGATGAACTCCACCGCGTCCTCGCCCACAATGGCGCCGTCGCTTTGCCGCACGGTGCCGCCGGCCAGGATCAGCTCCTTGGCCTGGCCGCCCATCATCATGCTGATAATGTTGATGTTGTTGGACAGAACCGTCAGCCCGCGGTGGCCGGAGAGTGCCCGCGCCACTTGTTCGGTGGAAGTGCCGATATTGAGGGTGAGCGAGCAGTTGTCGGGGATCAGCTCGGCGGCCGCGGCGGCCATCATCTGTTTGCCGCTTGCGTTCAGCTTGCGCCGGTCGGCGTAATCCTGGCTGGCCGCGGAGCTGAGCCGGACCGCGCCGCCATGCACGCGGGACAGCGCGCCGCGCGCCGACAGGTCCCGCAGGTCCGCCCGCACCGTCTGCAAGGACACGCCAAAGCGGCGGGAGAGATCCTCGACCTCGACCCGGTCCTGCCGGTTCAGCAGCGAGACAATTTCGTTCTGACGGCTGGAGGCATCCATTTGCTTTCCTTTCGGTGCGATTCAATAGCGTAATGCGCGCGGAGAGTCACGATATGTTTTCGTAACTGTTTCGTCAGCACTTAAAACGAAAAAGGCGCGCCCTTCGAGGCGCGCCTTGGACGACACTATCCGGCAGGGCTCAGGTGAGCGGGATCAGGTGGTTGTCCCAGGCGGGGCCTGCGCGGAGCAGCGGCTGATTGCCCTTGTCCGAGATTGCGAAAAACTGGCCGTTGCCAGTGCTGGCAGTGAAGCCGCCGGCGGAGGCGGAGAGGCCGCAGACATCAGTCATATGGTGCTCCTGCAGCAGCGCGCCGGACACCGTGT harbors:
- the cobG gene encoding precorrin-3B synthase encodes the protein MSGAAEPKVYGWCPGALRPMMSGDGLVVRIRAPLGKLSVNQARGVARLSQEFGNGLLDISARANLQMRGIREDAHEELIAGLRDLGLIDPDANAEARRNVLLAPFWTGHDDTRAVATELSAALTADTGLSLPGKFGLAVDCGETPVLQDTSADIRIERTGGTLILRADGAETGKPVTRESAAGEALALARWFLDQGGAPEGRGRMHRLIARRGPPAAHAAPVAKASFRAKPGAVAAGTLAALEFGQMPAATLEQLADHGGIRLTPWRMLLVEGAGTLPALPGLILDATDPRLQVVACTGAPGCLQALSATRDLARELAPHVPAGTKLHLSGCAKGCACPGPAPLTLTATGTDDFSLIRNGTAADQPLKTHLSAADLRAAPELLTEGS
- the cobN gene encoding cobaltochelatase subunit CobN, with product MHVVFRESHGLDETDTPQDLGQTPADLVVLSFSDSDLGAFAAGWHRADGKLPSLRLANLVALKHPLSVDVYAEQTLEGAKGILVRLIGGESYWSYGLATLQDLARRKGIALAILPADGREDARLDELSTLPVSTLRRLQALCDAGGAVAAQAALAQLSLAAGLYAGPVLGLKSMPEHGFYDPSKGVLADLSAQDKPLVLVSFYRSYLTAADTAPVDALIAELRGRGYAAYGVFAASLKTPAAADWLRAKLPELAPAAIVNATAFSAQGTDGSTSPLSATGCPVFQIALSTARKKDWAEAGRGLSPADLAMHVVLPEVDGRIFAGVVSFKSPGRKDPDLQYSRFAHRADADRIKAAVDRVEGWLRLARLPNADKRLALILSTYPGRDHNLAHAVGLDALASCDEILRALAAQGYAVGALENTGLRLMEETLSVPLSDYKAALAALPQDLQGMLAEAWGSPEEDADCRDGAFHFKALRAGNALVALQPERGEVKTRVDDYHDLDRTPRHAYAAFYLWLRSQADALVHIGAHGTLEWLPGKAVALSGQCWPEVLTGPLPVAYPFIVNDPGEAAQAKRRIGAVTLGHLPPPLAQTSLPEGMARLESLLDEYSTADGLDPARRDRLIGDIRAEAQGTGVEADLGLTPDASPAEAITRIDAFVCDIKESQYGEGLHIFGTGQCGAEERAGLIAALDGKIVPPGPSGSPFRGRSDVIPTGRNLFTTDPRAVPSRAAHAQGVKLAEELLRRHLQDHGDWPKGLVIDLWGSATMRTAGEEFAMALHLAGLAPKWDEGSERVSGFEVLPLSMLNRPRIDVTLRVSGLFRDVFPGLAQMFETAAAALARREEAPADNPYLTETPRVFGPKPGQYGLSMNPHLDDYTDEARAAAGEAWLNASSHAIDAKGAISDAREALETRLQGADSFVHLQDLPETDLLVASDYAAHEAGFAAAMARIGQAAPALYHLDATRPDKPQARSLGEEIARVTRARAANPAWATSMMNHGFRGAAEIAATLDHMAAFAHLAQVVQPHLFDLYFEATLGRGDLVDFMERENPAALQAMRDRFRALFDAGLWSTRRNSIMADLEGAA
- the cobW gene encoding cobalamin biosynthesis protein CobW gives rise to the protein MSDLNKIPVTVITGFLGAGKTTLIRHLMQNPQGKRLAVVVNEFGTAGVDGDILKSCADDNCPAENIMELANGCICCTVADDFIPTIEQLMALPEKPDHIVIETSGLALPKPLLKAFDWPAIRSRITVDGVIALADAEAVAKGQFAPDLDAVQAQREADDSIDHETPLSEVFEDQISCADIVLLSKADLAGDEGVEKARAVIEAEAPRKLPILPMSEGVIDPRIILGLGAAAEDDLDARPSHHDGHHDHEHDDFESIVVELGEVSDPEALQNAIVKLARERNILRVKGYVAVEGKPMRMLVQAVGERLRAQYDQPWGAQPRKTALVVIAEHDNIDEQAIRAELGA
- a CDS encoding DUF1636 domain-containing protein; this translates as MADDQAVTPASTPGPVTLTVCLTCRRDGADPEAARPGAVLHAALEEAGMPAGVALRGVECLSSCKRGCAVALVGGAERWTYVYGDLDPDQHVPEILEGAAAYAATADGLVPWRERPQTFRKQSVARIPPAKFFSEE
- the cobO gene encoding cob(I)yrinic acid a,c-diamide adenosyltransferase; the encoded protein is MSEKPETGISEAEAARHASKMAKKKAARDRMMKTKEGEKGLIIVHTGPGKGKSSSGFGMIMRCIAHGMPSAVVQFIKGAWQTGERTLIEENFSDLCQFYAMGEGFTWETQDKARDIAAAQKGWEKAKEMILDERNTMVLLDEINIALRYEYLDLEEVLEFLVEQKPPMTHVVLTGRNAKEELIEIADLVTEMGQIKHPFRAGVKAQKGVEF
- the glpD gene encoding glycerol-3-phosphate dehydrogenase is translated as MTDTPVTDLFIIGGGINGCGIARDAAGRGLSVMLAEMNDLASATSSASTKLFHGGLRYLEYFEFRLVREALIEREVLLKAMPHISWPMRFVLPFHTDMRFDSETPTSKLLTTFMPWMKGRRPAWLIRLGLFLYDSLGKRGILPGTAKLDLAADPAGRPLKDKFKTAFEYSDCWIEDARLVMLNARDAQARGAEILTRTEVLSAERHAGHWVIRTRDHASGEEQEHRAKMLVNAGGPWVADVLHQKLGQNSRENVRLVRGSHIVVPKLFDHGRCYFFQGTDGRIIFAIPYEQDFTLIGTTDADHPDPETRPQCTESEQDYLIDFASQYFEKPLSREDIVWTYSGVRPLYDDGASSATAATREYVLTLDQAQAPLLNVFGGKITTYRKLAEAALAKIGEVFPQLPGDWTAGVALPGGDFAVADVETLKTRLAADYPFLTPYWAGRMIRAYGTEAWEVLGDAKTAADLGQDFGATITAQELDWAIAREWVRAGDDYLWRRTKLGLRLDEAQRAAVDAYIQGKAAQLAA
- a CDS encoding DeoR/GlpR family DNA-binding transcription regulator, which translates into the protein MDASSRQNEIVSLLNRQDRVEVEDLSRRFGVSLQTVRADLRDLSARGALSRVHGGAVRLSSAASQDYADRRKLNASGKQMMAAAAAELIPDNCSLTLNIGTSTEQVARALSGHRGLTVLSNNINIISMMMGGQAKELILAGGTVRQSDGAIVGEDAVEFISRYKVDFAVIGASALDADGAVMDHDAREVSVARAILKNARQKVLVCDGSKFSRSAPVRICDVAELDVVITDRPVPDEFAEAAQAAGTRILTAAQNESSEND